A section of the Meles meles chromosome 8, mMelMel3.1 paternal haplotype, whole genome shotgun sequence genome encodes:
- the LOC123949407 gene encoding olfactory receptor 56A4-like translates to MHRTLYMASPSNYSTGPVSEFLLICFPNYQSWQHWLSLPLSLLFLLAMGANVTLLITIWLEASLHEPMYYLLSLLSLLDIVLCLTVIPKVLAIFWFDNKSISFTACFLQMFIMNSFLTMESCTFMVMAYDRYVAICHPLRYPTIITDQFVIKAMIFVVARNGLLTMPIPILSSRLRYCAENIIKNCICTNLSVSKLSCDDITFNQLYQFVAGWTLLGSDLILIVLSYSFILKAVLRIKAEGAMAKALGTCGSHFILILFFSTVLLVLVITNLARKKIPPDVPILLNILHHLIPPALNPIVYGVRTKEIKQGIQKLLRRL, encoded by the coding sequence ATGCATAGGACACTTTATATGGCTTCACCCAGCAACTACTCCACTGGTCCAGTCTCTGAATTTCTCCTCATCTGCTTCCCTAATTACCAGAGTTGGCAGCACTGGctgtccctgcccctcagcctcctcttccttctggccATGGGGGCCAATGTCACCCTCCTGATCACCATCTGGCTGGAGGCCTCTCTTCATGAACCCATGTACTACCTGCTCAGCCTCCTCTCCCTGTTGGACATCGTGCTTTGCCTTACTGTCATCCCCAAGGTCCTGGCCATCTTCTGGTTTGACAATAAATCCATCAGCTTCACAGCCTGCTTTCTCCAGATGTTCATCATGAATAGTTTTCTGACCATGGAGTCCTGCACATTCATggtcatggcctatgaccgctatgtggccatctgtcaccCACTACGATACCCAACCATCATCACTGACCAATTTGTGATTAAAGCTATGATCTTTGTTGTGGCCCGGAATGGGCTTCTTACAATGCCTATCCCCATACTTTCTTCCCGGCTCAGATACTGTGCAGAGAACATCATCAAGAATTGTATCTGCACTAACCTGTCTGTGTCCAAACTCTCCTGTGATGACATCACCTTCAATCAGCTCTATCAGTTTGTGGCAGGCTGGACCCTACTGGGCTCTGACCTCATCCTAATAGTTCTGTCCTACTCCTTCATCCTGAAAGCTGTGCTAAGGATCAAGGCTGAGGGTGCTATGGCCAAAGCTCTAGGCACTTGTGGTTCCCACTTCATCCTCATCCTCTTCTTCAGCACAGTCCTGCTGGTTCTGGTCATCACTAACCTGGCCAGGAAGAAGATTCCCCCAGATGTCCCCATCCTGCTCAACATCCTGCACCACCTCATCCCCCCAGCTCTGAACCCCATTGTTTATGGTGTGAGAACCAAGGAGATCAAGCAGGGAATCCAGAAACTGCTGCGAAGGTTGTAA